GTGCTCAGTCAGATCTTTCACACCTTTCAGCTCGCCTTCAAACATTTTCAGAAGTTCTTTTTCGATCCCTTCTTTTAATGTTACATCAACCATTGAACAGCCGTTACAACCACCACCGAATTGTAAAATTGCAAAGCCGTCATCGGTAATTTCCATCAGTGATACACGACCACCATGGCTTGCCAGTTGCGGGTTAATTTGTGACTGTAGGACGTATTCAACACGCTCGATTAGCGGAGCATCATCAGACACTTTACGCATTTTAGCGTTAGGTGCTTTGAGTGTCAGTTGTGAACCAAGTTGGTCGGTGACGAAATCAATTTCAGCGTCATCGAGGAATGGTGCACTGATTTCATCTACGTAAGCGGATAAAAGCTCAAATTTTAGCTCTTGGTCAGTCGCTTCAACGGCATCTGGTGGGCAATAAGATACGCCGCACTCAGCTGAAGGTGTGCCCGGGTTAATAACGAACACGCGAATTTGGGTGCCTGGCTCTTGGTTTTCCAACAATTTGGCAAAATGAGCCTGTGCTGCTTCAGTAATATTAATCATAATTTGCTCAATTTAATAATCTACCAGAAATCCTTCAAGTTGCAGTGTTGTTGACTACGTTCAGCTAGCCGAGTCACATAGTTTATCTATGCTCCCCGTCTATCTTCACTTGTCGCCTAACTGCAACTCGAATTATTTGGGGTATAGTTGACCGCATTAGTTGGTTATAATACGCCCATTTGACCCTATACTACAAGGTTCGGCATATCGTCCAAGCTTGTACAGTCTGTGCTCCCGCACAAATCAGCAATTGTGCCGCTGTTTGCATGGTGGCTCCTGTCGTCAACACGTCATCAATAATCGCGATATGTTGTCCTACAACAGAACCAGTTAAGGTAAATGCGCCATTAAGATTACTATGACGGTAATTACGTTTTAATGTTATTTGTGCCAGTGTATCACGAGTACGCAATAATGAATTTCGTGAATATGGGATATTTAACCAATTGGATAAATATTCACCAATTGAGGCGATGTGGTCAAATCCTCTCATCCATAATCGTTTGGGGTGTGATGGGATAGTGATTAACCGTTGTGGTTTGCACCAAAAATGTTGTCGATACCCCTTAAGCCAATGCAAAACGAATACCCTTGCTAACACAAATGCTAATTGAGGTTGTGGGTTAAATTTATAGTGATGGATCAGTTTGCGTAAAGGTGGTTGATAAGGACTAACGCTAATTAGCCTTTGCCATGAAGGCGGGTGCTGTAAGCAACGGCCACAAGCCAGATGGTTATGCTCTGTAGGTAATCCACAACAAAGACAACAGATTGGCATCGAAGGTAGCTTTCTAAGACAAAAAGAACAAATGCCATGGTGAGTTAATTTTAAGGCTTGTAGGCATAGCCAACAGGCACCTTGCATTGTTAGCATAAGCATATTCCTGTGAAAAAAGAGAGTGTAACCATGACACAGCTTTATTGGGAGACAATTGGAGAGGGGGCTCAAGATCTTGTGCTCCTCCACGGGTGGGGATTGAATGCGGAAGTGTGGCGTTCAGTCGTTCCTCGATTGGGTTCGCATTTTCGTTTGCATTTAATTGACTTACCCGGTTATGGGCGTAGCCAAGGTTTTGACGCTATGGATGTGCAATCTATGGCTAACACGGTATGGCAACAAGCACCTAAGCATGCCATTTGGTTAGGCTGGTCACTCGGTGGCTTAGTGGCAAGCCGTATTGCTCTCGACCATTTTGCTGAGGTGAAAGGGTTGATCACGGTGGCATCATCACCAAGTTTTCAAGCTCATGACCATGCTTGGCCGGGGATCAAGTCCGAGGTGTTATTGGGCTTTGAGCAGCAACTTGCAATGGATTTCCAACGCACAGTAGAGCGTTTTTTAGCGCTACAAACGTTAGGGACTGAAAGTGCACGTAATGATGCCAAACTGCTTAGAACGGTAGTACTCGAACAGCCAATACCCAAAGTGGATATCCTCAATGCAGGTTTGGAAATTTTGCGCGTTGTGGATTTACGTGAAGAGTTAAAGGATCTTACCGTGCCATTTTTGCGTATTTATGGCTATCTAGATGGTTTAGTGCCACGTAAAGTTGCGACTATACTGGATGATATGTATCCGAACTCTCCTTCAGTAGTGATGCGCCATAGTGCTCATGCTCCCTTTATTTCTCACCCTGATGAGTTTTGTGAGTATGTGTTGGATTTTTTAGCGCGTCTGGAAGGGTAAGCACATAGTGTGAGCAGTCATTGCTTTCGGGGCAACCTTTACAGCTAGTGCCTGTTAAACAGGCACTTAAATCTACTTTTTTCAATTTTCCCATGGCGATGAGCTTGTCTACCATTGCTTGTATCAAGGGTTTGGGGGCTTTAAGTTGTTCGCTGAGCAGCTCAAGGTCAGCCTGCCCATACAGCGCCACTAAGTCTCTGATTTGTAACAAGCTGACCATGTTTACCTCTTAATGACAGACTTTATCTGAACAGTCACAACAGGATTTTGCCGTTTTGTTGGCTAAGTTTAGTGTGACTCGGCTACGCATACGACGTAATACCGTAAACAACGCAAGGTTAAATACCACGACCGCAATAATAGTGATCACACTACTTTGTGGGTGTTGGCTGAATGTTGCTGTTTGATAAAATAGGGCTGACAAGCTATAAGCAACGTTAAGCCCCCATAAAATAGAGAAGGTCATCCAACTCTTATTTGTTTCACGTGCAATCGCCCCCATCACTGAAACACAAGGCACATACAGCAACACAAAGATCAGGTAGCTGTAGGCTGCGATATCGGAGCCAAATTTAGCCGCCATGGTTCCCATAGAGCCTGTTGCCATCTCCCCATCCCCTTTGCTTGCTTCGATCGGGTTAGAAAGCGCACTCAACGTAAAGGTTTCCTTTAAGCTATCCCATGTTTCAGAGACGGCATCTTCAAGCTCTGCAAGTAAGTCAAAGGAAGCCGCATCAAAAGGCTCAGTGGTGATACTCTCAGCGGTATAAAGCGTGTTCAATGTACCCACTACCACCTCTTTAGCCATTGCACCGGTAATTAAGCCAACGGTCGCTTGCCAGTTATCAGTATGTACTCCAATCGGCTGTAACACCGGGGTGATCACTTTACTTACAGAAGCTAAAGCAGAGTCATTAATATTATCAACAGGCTCTCCTGACAACGAGAAGCTATTGAGCGCACCAATAAACATACTCGCCACAACAATGACTTTACCGGCTCGGATCACGAAGCCTTTCAAACGCTGCCAAGTTTGTATCAGCAAAGTCTTCGCGTGTGGCACGTGATAAACCGGTAGTTCCATCACGAAAGGAGATGCTTCGCCGCGCATTAAAGTATGTTTGAGTAACAAACCCGTCAGAATGGCGACGACAATACCGAGTAGATAAAGGGAGAACACGATACTGGCACCGTTTTTACCAAAAAAAGCCGCAGCGAACACCGCGAAAATAGCTAAACGTGCGCCACAAGACATGAAAGGGGCCATTAATACTGTAATTAAGCGCTCACGTGGCGCATCTAATGTACGAGCCCCCATAATGGACGGAACGTTGCAACCAAATCCGACGATAAGTGGGACGAATGATTTACCCGGTAGGCCTAAAGCTTGCATCAATCTGTCCATCACAAATGCAGCGCGAGCCATATAACCTGAATCTTCTAAGATAGATAAGAACAGGTACATCATGCCGATTTGTGGTACTAATGGCAGAACGGTGTTAATACCACCACCAACGCCTTGAGCGAGGAAAATGGTTAACCAATCAGGGAAGCTGAAGTAAGCTCCAACCCACTGTATACCATGAATAAAGATCGCTTCAGAGGCGCCTTCGAAGAAAGGTTGTAATGCACCACCAATATTGATGGCCAATACAAACATCAAATACATTACAAATAAGAAAATCGGTACACCCAGCCAGCGATTGAGGATCACGCCATCAAGAGTTTGTGTAAGTCTATTTGGTTCTGCGGCGCTGTTATTGATCGCTTTTTCACAGATTGCGGCAATGGATTGGTAGCGCGCATCGGCAATCAGTAATTCAGGCTCTTCGTTTAAGCTATTTTTGAGATTTTGCTGAGTTGCATGTAGTTGTTCATTCGAGATATTCGCGCGCTGGCGGCTATAAATATCACCTTCAAGAATTTGTAATGCTAACCAGCGGCGTTGTTGTTGGCTAAACTGCTGCGCTGATATTTGTTCTGATAAGGAATCCACTTCCTGTAGCAATGCGGTTGGGTATTCAACCAGCGCTTGCATATTGTTTTGTGGATGGCTATCAATGGCCTGTTTGAGTTTATCAATCCCTGTTGCACGCGTTGAAACCAATGGGATCACAGGGCAACCAAGCTGCTGTTGGAGCTGTTCAATATCAATATCTATGTGTTGGCTTTGCGCAATGTCTAACATATTCAGTGCAACGATGCATGGCACGCCTAGCTCAATCAATTGCAGCGTCAAATAAAGGTTGCGCTCTAAATTAGACGCATCCACTACGTTGATTAACATATCGGCTTCACCACTTAAGATGAAGTAGCAGGCAATTTGCTCATCTAGCGATGTTTGCTCTGAAATCGTGGTTAGCGAGTAGGTACCGGGAAGATCAACTAATTCAATATTATGCTCTGGTGTATTAAAACGGCCAACCTTTCTTTCAACGGTCACACCCGCCCAGTTCCCCACTCGTTGGCGAGAACCAGTTAATTGATTGAATAGGGTGGTCTTACCGGCATTTGGATTGCCAATTAGGCCGATAGTTAGTGGTTTCATAAAATTTTACCAATAGTAACGTTCAGATTGCTGCGTTATGTTACGCCGAAGTGGCTTCATCAATATTGAGTAGTGCTAAGTCTTTTTTGCGCAGTACTAAGCTGACTCGATGAGTTTCGATTTGTATTGGATCGCCTAAAGGTGCGAAGCGGACAACTTTAAAAATAGAGCCGGGCAAGAGGCCTAATGATAATAGTTTTTGTCGGTAAGCGGGGCTTATCTCTGGTGAGAATCCCAATATTTTATAACTGTGTTGAGGAAGTAATGACATAAAGCCTTCCATTCATTATGGGTAATAATATTGATAATTATTATTAGAAATATAGATATACACAAGCAAAAAACGTGGTTAAACAGAAATAAATCTAATTAATAATAAGAATTATAATCATCAATGATTAGCTATATTTAGCCTCTTTTTTCGTCAAATTGAATTGATGTGGATCAACGATATATTGTGTTTACGAGGAAGAAACGGCGTTTCAAGGAAATGATTGAGGTGAATAAAGAAGTTTCAATGTATTCACTTTTTTAATTATTAACTGAATGAAATTGGTTTGGTGATAATAAAAAACCTCTACAATCAATCTATTAAAATGATTGTAGAGGTTGAGGTTGATTAACGCTTTTTGCCAAATGCAGCAGCAAGAGCATCGCTCATTGCACTGTTGCCGGCTGAGGCGTTATTTTTTCGTGATATGTCACGTTGTGGTGTAGGTGCTTTACGTGCGCCCTTATCGGCTTGGTTATTGGCTCGACGAGGTGAGCTATTCGACTCTCCCGGCTGTTCATCAAGACGCATCGTGAGTGCAATACGTTTACGAGGGATATCAACATCAATCACCTTCACCTTAACAATATCACCAGCCTTAACCACCTTATGTGGGTCTTCAACATAGCTGTTAGAAAGCGATGAAATATGTACTAAGCCGTCTTGGTGAACACCGATATCCACGAAGGCACCAAAATTGGTGACGTTAGTGACTGAGCCTTCTAAGATCATGCCAGGTGTTAAATCATTCATGGTTTCAACACCTTCAGCAAAGGTGGCAGTTTTGAATTCAGGGCGAGGGTCACGACCCGGTTTTTCTAGTTCTTTAATGATATCGGTAACTGTCGGCACACCAAATTGCTCTGTGGTGAAATCACGCGGACTTAAGTTATTCAAGGCCTGTGAGTTACCCATGATTTCTTTGAGTGGCTGGCGAACAACCTCAAGGATTTTTTCAACCACTGGATAGGCTTCTGGGTGAACCGTCGATGCATCAAGTGGATTATCTCCATTAGTGATGCGCAGGAAACCCGCACATTGTTCAAAGGCTTTAGGGCCAAGGCGAGCTACTTTTAATAATTGCTTTCTATCATTGAAGCGACCGTTTTCATCACGCCAACTGACGACGTTTTGAGCAATCATCTTGCTCAAACCTGCGACTCGAGTGAGTAGCGCAACTGAAGCGGTATTTAAATCAACACCCACTGAGTTTACGCAGTCCTCAACGACAGCATCAAGCTTACGTGCTAGCTGAGTTTGGCTAACATCGTGCTGATATTGGCCTACACCGATAGATTTCGGGTCAATTTTCACCAACTCTGCGAGAGGATCTTGCAGGCGACGTGCGATAGAAACGGCGCCGCGCAGGGAAACATCTAAATCAGGGAATTCTTGTGCTGCCAGCTCCGATGCAGAGTACACGGATGCCCCCGCCTCACTGACGATCACTTTTTGTGCGGTCACTTCTGGATATTGTTTTTGTACTTCAGCAAAGAAACGTTCTGTTTCTCTTGATGCGGTACCATTACCAATTGCCACCAGTTCGACCTGATGTTTTTGACATAATGCTGCAACAATGGCTGCTGCTTTTGCCGCTTGGCCGGTATGTGGGTAGATAGTATCAGTCGCAATCAGTTTTCCTGTTGCATCAACAACCGCAACTTTAACACCGGTACGTAGGCCGGGATCGAGTCCCATCGTTGAGCGCATACCTGCTGGCGCGGCCATCAGTAGGTCATTGAGGTTACGAGCAAATACATTGATTGCTTCTTCTTCGGCTTTTTCACGCAATGCGCTCATAATTTCTGTTTCGAGATGCAACAAAACTTTCACACGCCATGTCCAACTAATGACAGCTTTGCGCCATTGGTCTGCTGGTTGATTATTTAATCGAACATCAAGGTGGCGGGTAATAATTTCTTCACAGTAACTTTCTTTTGGTGGTTCTTCGAACTGAGGGTCACAATTAAGTGAAAGTTGTAAAATGCCTTCATTGCGCCCACGAAACATAGCCAACGCGCGATGAGAAGGTACTGATGCGACAGGTTCTTGATGTTCAAAATAGTCACTAAATTTCGCGCCTTCAGTTTGTTTACCATCAATTACTTTGGCAACAATATGGGCATTTTTCATTAAATAGTCACGAACTTTAGCTAACAGGCTAGCATCTTCGGCGAAACGTTCCATTAAAATATAACGTGCACCATCAAGAGCCGCTTTGGTATCTGCCACTCCTTGTTGTTCATTAACGTAGTTTTGTGCTAATTCGTCAGGCGATTGGCTTGGATCGCTCCATAAAGCATCAGCTAAAGGCTCTAAGCCTGCTTCAATAGCAATTTGCCCACGGGTACGACGTTTAGGCTTATAGGGGAGATAGAGGTCTTCAAGTTCAGTTTTATTGAGTGTTTCGTTAATAGCGGCAGCAAGTTCGGGGGTTAGTTTTTGTTGTTCTTCAATTGATTTAAGAATGGTTTGCTTACGATCATTTAGCTCTCTTAAATACCCTAAACGGCTTTCAAGTTGACGAAGCTGCGTATCATCTAGCCCACCCGTTACTTCTTTACGATATCGAGCAATGAAAGGAACGGTATTACCTTCATCCAATAAGGTGATAGCAGAAAATACCTGTTTAGGTTGTGCTTGCAGCTCTGCTGCGATTATCTGGCTTAGAGTTTCATTCATGTCGCTTTTTAATACCTAATCATCAAAGAACAGTTAAAAAATTCATTGCACTGTTATACTTGCATAGGCGCAGAATTTCTAGGGTGAAGTTTATTCAAATCAAAGAAAGGTCTTGCGTATAATTTATAATTATCTAACTTCTTTTTTAATTGATTAAAAATATGAATAAGAGTCTTTTAATTACACGTGAAGGTTGGGATGCGCTGGACAAAGAGCTTAAATATCTTTGGAGAGAAGAGCGCCCTAGAGTGACTCAATCTGTTTCTGAGGCGGCCGCACAAGGGGATCGTTCAGAAAATGCGGAGTATATTTATGGCAAAAAACGTTTACGAGAGATTGACCGTCGTGTGCGTTTTTTGTCTAAAAGACTGGATCAACTGAGAATAGTTGAACCTGACCCAAGGCAAGAAGGACGTGTTTTTTTTGGGGCATGGGTTAAACTTGAAGATGATAATGAAAATATCAGAATATTCCGGTTAGTGGGTGCTGATGAATTTGATCCAGCAAAAAATTGGATATCTATTGACTCTCCAGTGGCTCGCGCACTAGTTGGTAAGCAGGTTGACGATGAAATCACAGTACGTACTCCTGGTGGAATTGTGAACTATTGTGTCTTAGATATTAGTTATAAACCACTAACCGGATAACGTGTAAAATTATTCATTAAATTTCAAGTTGATGGTAAATTATAACATTAACTATTTTATATTTAGCTTATACACAAAATAATTCGGGTTTGATGGCTGTTATTGGTTATATGACGGTGACACTCAGGCAGCTTGGAATATGATAGTATATTCTTAATTTTTAAAAATAATTTTGATAGATTGCACATCTTGAGGGCTACAAAATGCAAGAAAGCTATAAAGTTCTTGTCGTCGATGATGATATGCGTTTGCGTGCCTTGCTAGAACGCTACCTGACAGAGCAAGGTTTTCAAGTTCGCAGTGCTGCGAATGCCGAGCAAATGGATAGGATCTTAACCAGAGAATCTATTCATTTAATCGTGCTAGATTTAATGTTGCCAGGTGAAGATGGTCTGTCAATTTGTCGCCGCTTACGCAGTCAAAACAACCCAATTCCAATTATTATGGTGACCGCAAAAGGCGAAGAAGTGGATCGTATCGTTGGTCTAGAAATTGGTGCAGATGACTATATACCTAAGCCTTTCAATCCACGTGAATTATTGGCTCGTATTCGTGCAGTATTACGTCGCCAAGCGAATGAGTTACCGGGCGCGCCATCTCAAGACGATGCAGTGATCACTTTTGGGAAATTTAAACTTAATCTTGGTACGCGTGAAATGTTCCAAGGTGAAGAAAATATGCCTTTAACGAGTGGTGAATTTGCGGTACTGAAAGTACTGGTTTCACACCCAAGGGAACCATTATCTCGTGATAAGCTAATGAGTTTAGCAAGAGGTCGTGAATACAGTGCGATGGAACGTTCGATTGACGTCCAAATTTCACGTTTACGTCGTATGGTTGAAGAAGATCCAGCTCACCCACGTTATATCCAAACTGTTTGGGGCTTGGGCTATGTATTTGTACCGGACGGCAGTAAAGCATGAAGCGACTGAGGTTCTCTCGACGTAGTACATTTTCTCGCTCGTTATTTTTGTTCGTTGCGTTACTTTTTGCCAGCTTAGTCACCAGTTATATGGTGGTGTTGAATTTCGTTGTAATGCCAAGTTTGCAGCAATTCAACAAAGTACTGGCTTATGAAGTACGAACATTAATGACGGAAAAAATGGTGTTGCAAGACGGAACCACAGTACGGGTATCACCTGCTTTACGAAAAAAAATCTATAATGAATTAGGTATTACCTTTTATGCCCAGTCAGCAGCAATGGAAGAAGGTTTGAATTGGGCTAAAGAGTATGATTTTCTCAGTGAAAACATGTCTGATTATATTGGCGGTGAAGCTCAGGTACGCTTAGAGCTTGGCCGTGAATATCCGATCTTATGGCTAACTTCCTACCTTGCCCCTGATATCTGGGTGCGAGTCCCTTTGACTGAAATCGGGCAGAACCAATTTTCTTTGGTGTTCCGTTACACTTTAGCGATCTTTCTATCTATTTTTGCTGGTGTTTGGCTATATATTCGTTACCAAAACAAACCTTTACTTGAGCTTGAATATCATGCGAGCCAAGTAGGGAAAGGTGTGATTTTACCTGCGATGAAAGAGAAAGGTGCCACAGAAGTGAAAGCGGCGATCCGCTCGTTTAACCATATGTCAGCTGAAATCAAAACGCTTGAAAATGACCGTACCATATTGATGGCTGGGGTCAGCCATGATCTGCGTACGCCTCTCACCCGTATTCGTTTAGCAACGGAAATGATGAGTCCTGAAGATGGCTATCTTGCTGAATCAATCAATAAAGATATTGAAGAGTGTGATGCAATCATAGGGCAATTTATGGATTACCTGAAAACAGGTCAAGAAATGAATATGGAGTTCTGTGACCTGAACGCAATCTTAAATGAAGCGGTTACCTCAGAAAGTAGCGTGACAGGCGAAATTGAAACGGCATTTGAGCCGGGTCATTTGATTGTTAATGGTAACCCATTAGCGATTAAGCGTGCTATCACGAATATGATTGTCAACGCGTATCGTTATGGGAATGGGTGGATTAAAGTCAGCAGTGGCAAAAATGAAGACTCGGTTTGGTTCCAAGTGGAAGATGATGGTGCAGGGATCAAAGAAGAAGATATTCAACGCTTATTCCAACCTTTTGTGCAGGGGGAAAAAGCACGTAGTAATACCGGTACGGGTCTAGGGTTAGCGATTATCCGCCGTATTGTCGATGCCCACGAAGGTAGTATCGAAATTCATAAAAGCGAACGTGGCGGCTTTGCCATTCGCGCACACCTACCGTTAAAAGAAAAAGAAGAGTGATTTAGATGGAGCGTTGGTGAAGATCTAGCGGCCTTTGCCATCTTATTGCCTCTTACTTTTCAGGTATGTTCACTCCTAGTTATTCATCCTATAAAGCAAAACTTTATAATTTATAAATAATATCATCGTTATATAAAAGACTTAGTGATTATCTTGCTTTGATAATTGGCTGGAATAAAATTATTGGGGTATATGATATGAATAATATGAAAGGAATAGTTAATAATGGAAATTCTGTGACACGTTTGCACGATTCAAAGATAACAACAGAATATCCAAAAAAGAGTATTGGAACGAGTTTTTTAAAGAAAATAAAAAGATTTATTAATAAATTAGAACATTTTAGCTTACAAAAAACAGTGAAGTCTAAAGCTACACAGATTCTAAAAGTAGTATCAGTGAAAACAACTCCCACATTATCTTTAGCCCCATCACTAGATTCTAGAGTAGTTACACCGCCGCCCCCTCCTCCGATGCCATCCGTAAATTCAGTCATTACACCACCAATGGTGAAATTTGACTGTATTGCTAAAGGAACTGCATCACAGCCCCATGGGGAAGGTAAAATTGGAATGAATGCGGTTATTTTGCAATTAAAAGAGCATGCGGTATTCAAGAAGAATGCAGAGAAATATCAAGTCACCGCTGATGAAATTATGGGGTCGATAAATATACCGCCATCACCACCACCGATGGCGAAGTTTGACGGTATTGCTAAAGGAACTGCATCACAGCCTCATGGGGAAGGTAGAATTGGAATGGATGCGGTTATTTTGCAATTAAAAGAGCATGCGGTATTCAAGAAGAATGCAGAGAAATATCAAGTCACCGCTGATGAAATAATGGGGTCGATAAATACACCGCTACCACCACCGATGGCGAAATTTGCCGGTATTGCTAAAAGAATAGAATCGCAATCTCATGGGGATGGTAAAGCAGGCATGGATCAGGTAATTGCCCAACTTAAAGAGCATCCAATATTTAAATTAAAAGAAAGTGATTAATTATTTTTCAATCAATAAACTCGTATTTACGAGTTTATTGATTTATACCTAATGCTGATTCAGATCTTTTTATGACAGCTTATCACTTTTGTTTCAATACAGACTGATTTCATGACAAAATAATTACTATTTGATTTTTATAATTATTTTGTTAATTAAGTTGATATTTTTTGACAATCGGCATATCAAAAAAATCAATTGTCATAAAACTGTCATAAATTAGACATGTTGCTGTCATCAAATTGTCCTATTTTTCCTACCGTGACATTTCACCAACAATTTACACTTAATTGTTTCTATACATCCCCGGAGGGATTATGAAAATGATGCGTACAACCTTAGCTAGCGTAATGGCAGCAACCCTTTCAATGACTGCAATGTCTTCTTTTGCTGCCACAAGCTTAACCGGTGCAGGAGCAACCTTTCCAGCACCCGTTTATGCTAAGTGGGCGGACTCTTATCAGAAAGAAACAGGTAATAAAGTGAACTATCAGGGGATCGGTTCTTCTGGTGGTGTTAAACAAATTAATGCAAAAACAGTTGATTTCGGTGCGTCAGATGCGCCATTGACTGATGAAAAACTAAAAGAAGATGGTTTGTTTCAGTTCCCAACCGTGATTGGCGGTGTGGTATTGGCGGTTAACGTAAAAGGTATTCAGTCAGGGCAGCTGACTTTAGATGGTGCAACGTTAGGTGATATCTATCTGGGTAAAATCACTAAATGGAATGATCCCGCTATCGCTAAATTAAACCCAGATGCGAACCTGCCAGACCAAAACATTGCTGTGGTTAGACGTTCTGATGGTTCAGGTACCACTTTTGTCTTCACAAGCTACCTGTCAAAAGTCAGCTCAAATTGGAAAAATGATATCGGCGCGGGTTCAACCGTTAATTGGCCGAAAAACAGTGTCGGCGGTAAAGGTAACGATGGCGTAGCCGCCTTTGTTCAGCGCTTACCGGGCTCTATTGGTTATGTTGAATATGCCTATGCAAAACAAAACAACCTTGCTTATACTAAGTTAGTTTCTGCTGATGGTAAGGTCGTTTCACCAACAGGTGAGAGTTTCAGCGCAGCTGCGAAAAAAGTGGATTGGTCGAAATCATTCGCTCAAGATTTGACTAACCGTGATGGCGATAACGCATGGCCAATCACTTCAACCACATTTATCTTAGTCCATAAAGACCAAG
This portion of the Providencia manganoxydans genome encodes:
- the ompR gene encoding two-component system response regulator OmpR yields the protein MQESYKVLVVDDDMRLRALLERYLTEQGFQVRSAANAEQMDRILTRESIHLIVLDLMLPGEDGLSICRRLRSQNNPIPIIMVTAKGEEVDRIVGLEIGADDYIPKPFNPRELLARIRAVLRRQANELPGAPSQDDAVITFGKFKLNLGTREMFQGEENMPLTSGEFAVLKVLVSHPREPLSRDKLMSLARGREYSAMERSIDVQISRLRRMVEEDPAHPRYIQTVWGLGYVFVPDGSKA
- the pstS gene encoding phosphate ABC transporter substrate-binding protein PstS, which encodes MKMMRTTLASVMAATLSMTAMSSFAATSLTGAGATFPAPVYAKWADSYQKETGNKVNYQGIGSSGGVKQINAKTVDFGASDAPLTDEKLKEDGLFQFPTVIGGVVLAVNVKGIQSGQLTLDGATLGDIYLGKITKWNDPAIAKLNPDANLPDQNIAVVRRSDGSGTTFVFTSYLSKVSSNWKNDIGAGSTVNWPKNSVGGKGNDGVAAFVQRLPGSIGYVEYAYAKQNNLAYTKLVSADGKVVSPTGESFSAAAKKVDWSKSFAQDLTNRDGDNAWPITSTTFILVHKDQANAEKGKAVLDFFNWGYEKGGKQAEALDYAVLPQEVVTAVRAAWKTEIKDSQGKPLF
- the envZ gene encoding two-component system sensor histidine kinase EnvZ, with the protein product MKRLRFSRRSTFSRSLFLFVALLFASLVTSYMVVLNFVVMPSLQQFNKVLAYEVRTLMTEKMVLQDGTTVRVSPALRKKIYNELGITFYAQSAAMEEGLNWAKEYDFLSENMSDYIGGEAQVRLELGREYPILWLTSYLAPDIWVRVPLTEIGQNQFSLVFRYTLAIFLSIFAGVWLYIRYQNKPLLELEYHASQVGKGVILPAMKEKGATEVKAAIRSFNHMSAEIKTLENDRTILMAGVSHDLRTPLTRIRLATEMMSPEDGYLAESINKDIEECDAIIGQFMDYLKTGQEMNMEFCDLNAILNEAVTSESSVTGEIETAFEPGHLIVNGNPLAIKRAITNMIVNAYRYGNGWIKVSSGKNEDSVWFQVEDDGAGIKEEDIQRLFQPFVQGEKARSNTGTGLGLAIIRRIVDAHEGSIEIHKSERGGFAIRAHLPLKEKEE